From the Levilactobacillus namurensis genome, the window AACGGTGTTGAAACGCCTGTCTCTAAGCCTGACAAGACCAAGAACAATAATCTTGGCTAGTTACCCTCACCAACATCAAACAGGATTTTGTAGCCTTTTTTGGTAATTAGTTCATCCGCTGCGATGACTGCCACAGGCTCGCGATCCTTGTTAATGACGGTGATATTTGAGTAGCGTTTCCCAGCAATTTCTATTTGGGGACACTGCTCTTTTTCTTTTTCCATCAGCTCACCTCCTTATGCTGTCTGCTCAATACGTGGCAAAATTCCTTTCGATTTCAGGAAACTGTATAAGAACTCTTGCCCTTTTTGTGTCCACTTCATGGTGTTGCGTACCTTTTCAATACCATCACTGTTGGTGTATCCGTAGGGTTCGACATGTGTGTAGCCTTGATCCTGATACTTGGCATACAGCAACCACGTTTTACCTTGCTTGTATTGAATACCTAATCCATGCAGTAGCTTATTAAACTCACGCGCTGAGTAGCCGTAGTTCTTAGCGATTACCGATGTTGTTTCCAATCCTGGATTAGCTAACATCTTGTCGGTGTAGTCTGCTTTGGGCTGCAGCACTGAAATTTTCTCTGCTTGGTCAGCGGCCAAACGTAATGCTTCTGGCAACGTAGCTGGAATTTGAAATTTAACTTGCTGTTCCATCTTGTTGAATGCATCAATGTACTGTAGCTTGAATTGAAGCGCTTTGCTACCAGTGAATCCCATTGCTAGTAAGGTGAAACCATCACGGTTCAAGTAATATCCGCGTCGGTTCCGACCATAAGAATCGGGTAAATTGGTTTCCGAGAACATCTGCGCAAAATTGCGCACATCTTTCAGGTCGTCAATTGCTCGCAACACATCACGGTGATTCTTACCAAATGTTTCTGCTACTTTCAGGCTACTAGTAACTGCTTGTTTGTCTTTCATAATTACTAATTCATTCATGTGGTTCATTCCTTTCTATACTGGTTGTTCGATAGGAAACTTCGGTTTTTCCGAAGTCGGGTTTAAAAAAATATCGTTTACAGAAACATGCAAAGCTTTTGCCAGTTCATCTAGTCGATCATAGTTAGCCTTTCGTAGTGAATAAACATCACTTTCATAGCTAGAAATCGTCCGTTCAGTAATGCCCGTTTCCCTTGATAAATCAGCCTTTGACATGCCTCTAATTCCTCGCCATTGCGAAAGAGTAAACTTTTCTTCCTTAACCATCGCTTCATCTCCTCTTGTTTACAGTTACTAATATACACTTCGGATTTTCCGAAGTCAACCTGAAAAATCGGAAAATCCGAAATTATGTTTCGGAAATGCCTTTCGGTTTTTATGAAACAATGCTATAATTAGCTTATAAATTAAGGGAGGGAAATTAAAAATGTTTTCTGATAATCTGAAATACCTGCGAGAAAAAAATAATATGAGTCAAATTGAACTTGCTATAAAGTTGGGACGTAAGAGTACCTCCTCAATCAGCGAATGGGAAAAAGGAAAATATCAGCCAAAAGCTGGTGTGCTTTCTGATATTGCACACATTTTTAATGTTAATTTAGATGATCTCATGAACAAAGATTTGCGCAATGAGAACGAGGTGTCCTCTCCTAAGCTTGATGTGTTAAGTATTTTTAATCAACTAAACCTAAAACGTCAACAAGCTTCTTACAATTACATTTCTAATCAATTAAAGGAACAGCAAAACAATAATCAAAACGTCATCAAGTTCCCCAAGAACGATGATACCCTCGAAATTACCGCCAGCGGTGTCCTCTCTGCTGGTGTGGGTGAGTTCCTTGATGATTCTACTAAGCCATTCACTGTAACCGTACATAAGCCCGTCCCTAGCAATTATGACTATGCCTTCCAGATAAACGGCCACTCAATGGAACCGGTTTACCAGGATAAGCAAGTTGTCTTCGTCAAGAAGGAAGACGATTACCGTGATGGTCAGATCATTGCCGCGGTTATGGACGGTTGCGCGTATCTGAAAAAGCTGTCAGTAGTTGATGGTGAAGCTATGCTGGTATCACTCAACCCACAATATCCTAATATCAAAGTTGATAAAGAGACTGGCGTCAAAGTATTAGGCGTTGTGTTCTCGTAAGTCCCCTACACGGGGATTCTCTTAGCACTCAAAAAGAACATACGTTTGATTAGCCGGGTGGTTGGTCATGGGTCCGAGTCCTGTGTAATCAGTTGATTAATTAAAAAATAATACCGCCAGTCCTCAGGATTAGCGGTATTATAACTATATAAGACCAGATACGGAAGTCGGTAAAAGCTGGACCCGTTCTAGGAGAATAATGCTATGGGACTTTTTAGAAGATAAATAAATCCATTAGGGGGGGGCGCTCGCAATGCTTTTACTACTAACACTCATAGTTATATGGGCAGGATACAAGTTCTTCACGCAGTGGATATGGTGGATCATAGGCATCATACTGCTAATAGACGTATGGAAGATTGTTACGTCATGGCCAGCGTTATTGATCATTGCCGGTACATGCTTCTACTTGCTATATAAGCGACATAAAGATAAGATACCATGTAGGAAAATTAAACCTAAATTGTCTGAACCAGTTAACATGCATGGAAAACACTTTTAATCTTATGTATAAAAAAGGGAAACCCAAATGGGTTTCCCTTTTAAAAAACTAGTTAAACTGACTAAGCAATCCAGCTATTATCGGTTGGGTTACTCGTGGCACTGCCTTCAACTAATTTAGCACCAAAACCGGCCTTTAAAGTATCCCCGTATGAAGCATTACGGTTATCACTATTAAATGGTGTTGATTCAAATGTAAATTCATAATGATAAGCCTTACCTGCGTTTGTATAGTAAGTCTTAGTTCCCTTAACTGTACCGTTTTCATCAAGTGAGTTACTAATCTTGGTTAAGTTATCAGAAATTAAGCTATTCTTAACACCAGTTAAAAGACTAGTATCCATCTTAATGGAAAGATCAGAAGCTGAAATTGATGAGTTTACATTCAGTGCACCTGCAACTTTAACATTACCATTATCCACTTGGTTTACATACAAAGCAACCTTTGAAGTAGCGGATTCTGTAACATTAACATAAACATTATTACCGTATTGTGCACCATTAGTGTAAGCACCGACTACGCGATAACCAGCAGGAGCACTGCTCTTTACAAACTCGCTCAAAGTTTGACCTGCAGCATTCTTAGCATTATTTACAAGTTTACCTGCTTTGGCGTCCTTGTCAGTAGAAACGAATACAGCTTTTCTACCAGTACCGTTATAAACAACAGTGACACTGTTATCATTGGTTAGGGCAACGTCACTAAAGGACAACGTCAAACCACCTAAGTCTTGCTTATTGGTATCGTATCCCTTGCCAGCGTAGATCCAACCAGAGATTGAAGAATTCTTGCTATCAGTTACGTGATAGTATAAAGAACCTTCTTTAGTCTTAGTTGCGGCCTTATCAACTGTGAATGGATCAGTCTTGGCAACACCGTAAAGGCTAACCTTCTTGGCATGGATATCAGTATTCTTAGGAGCAGTCCAAAGAGTATGCTTTGAAATATCCTTCAAGTAATAACCAGTAGTACGTACTGGATTAGCAACAGTAGTCAAAGTATCAGTGGTCTTGATACCGCCAGCAAAAGCGCCGGCAGTCTTACCACCGTAGATGTAACCACGGTACTTCTTGTCCATGGTAACAATCTTGTAGTATACGGAACCACGGTTAGTAGTCTTAGTACCGTATGCGTAGAAAGTGTCGTTGGACTTCTTTGAAGCAGCTAACTTAGCAACTGTCTTCTTAGAAGCAACAACCTTAGCACCCTTAACAGTACCTGGCTTTGAGTAAATAGCATGAGTACCGTTTACCAAAACATTTTGACCCTTAGTAAGGGCAGTGTATGAGCCTGCAGTTGCGTAGCTCTTAGCACTTGCAGTAGTGGTAGTAACAGCTGAAAGACCAGCTAAACCTAACACTGCAGCGCCTACATAAATAGACTTTGCGAATGATGAACGCATAGATGAAAACCTCCTGTAATTTCTTTATTAGCAAAAAAGTTATGTAAATTATTACAATCATTTCTGCTAATGAAGATTATACCATACGATGTCTATTACGCCAAAAGAAAACTTTAACAAATTCACAAAAAAGTCATAATTACGGAAAAGGGCATAAAAAAACCCTTCAACAGGTCAGCGGAAGGGAAGAAATCAAGGATTCATCTATGCAAAAACAATTATAACCTATATGTAGTAAAAAAGCAATGACGATGAAATATTCGTAACAAAAAAGGACGCCCTGCTTGAAGGAGCGTCCAATCTTCAAAGAAGGAAGAATAAAAACCAACTTTAAAGAAATCTCTTAATGTAGACTAACATCTATTTAATATAATGTCAATAAGAATAGAAAGAATAACGTTTCCATTAAGTTACTAACAGTAACCTAATAACACTTACCATCATCTCATTGCTTAACATGCTATGGTTGATAATACAATTAGCTATACCGATTCTTACTTTACATAAGGCGGCTTATCCCAAGTAACCACCATTCACCCCGATACTTCCACATTCCGTTATTTTTCGATTGTGAAAAGCGGTGGAGGAGGATTGGTCTAGGTGAAAATCGCGAAAACTTAGGAAAGCCACTTTGTGAAGTTAACCGTCCAAACTCCTAGACCATTGCGCCAATCGTGCCTGACACCAGGCCAAAAACTCACGTTCTGAAATCGTTGGGGTTCCCGTCAATAACTTTTTTGTGATCGGCTCCTCACCTAAAACCGTCTCAATTAACCCCACCACTAAATAATCCGTCTGTTTCGTCACCCAATTTTGTGGCTTTGCCCCCAAGACTTGCGCCAAGCTAAAAGCTTGTTGCCGAGTCATGGTTGTTAAGCGACCGGTAAAAGCAATCTCACAATTTTTTAAATCAAGCATTTCAAATCATCAACTTTCTTGATTTTAATGTTGGTTTTGACTTGACGGGTTACGGTTTTCCATTCAGTTTAGAGGGAGTGACGTTTTGAGCGCAGAATTGTTCCCTGGAATCAGCTATTTGGAATAACTGAACCAGAGTACAATTCTACGCTAAGGTTTCCCCTTAGTTCGTCGGTCGTTAACGCCCGTC encodes:
- a CDS encoding Rha family transcriptional regulator, which gives rise to MNELVIMKDKQAVTSSLKVAETFGKNHRDVLRAIDDLKDVRNFAQMFSETNLPDSYGRNRRGYYLNRDGFTLLAMGFTGSKALQFKLQYIDAFNKMEQQVKFQIPATLPEALRLAADQAEKISVLQPKADYTDKMLANPGLETTSVIAKNYGYSAREFNKLLHGLGIQYKQGKTWLLYAKYQDQGYTHVEPYGYTNSDGIEKVRNTMKWTQKGQEFLYSFLKSKGILPRIEQTA
- a CDS encoding helix-turn-helix transcriptional regulator, which codes for MVKEEKFTLSQWRGIRGMSKADLSRETGITERTISSYESDVYSLRKANYDRLDELAKALHVSVNDIFLNPTSEKPKFPIEQPV
- a CDS encoding XRE family transcriptional regulator — protein: MFSDNLKYLREKNNMSQIELAIKLGRKSTSSISEWEKGKYQPKAGVLSDIAHIFNVNLDDLMNKDLRNENEVSSPKLDVLSIFNQLNLKRQQASYNYISNQLKEQQNNNQNVIKFPKNDDTLEITASGVLSAGVGEFLDDSTKPFTVTVHKPVPSNYDYAFQINGHSMEPVYQDKQVVFVKKEDDYRDGQIIAAVMDGCAYLKKLSVVDGEAMLVSLNPQYPNIKVDKETGVKVLGVVFS
- a CDS encoding S-layer protein — its product is MRSSFAKSIYVGAAVLGLAGLSAVTTTTASAKSYATAGSYTALTKGQNVLVNGTHAIYSKPGTVKGAKVVASKKTVAKLAASKKSNDTFYAYGTKTTNRGSVYYKIVTMDKKYRGYIYGGKTAGAFAGGIKTTDTLTTVANPVRTTGYYLKDISKHTLWTAPKNTDIHAKKVSLYGVAKTDPFTVDKAATKTKEGSLYYHVTDSKNSSISGWIYAGKGYDTNKQDLGGLTLSFSDVALTNDNSVTVVYNGTGRKAVFVSTDKDAKAGKLVNNAKNAAGQTLSEFVKSSAPAGYRVVGAYTNGAQYGNNVYVNVTESATSKVALYVNQVDNGNVKVAGALNVNSSISASDLSIKMDTSLLTGVKNSLISDNLTKISNSLDENGTVKGTKTYYTNAGKAYHYEFTFESTPFNSDNRNASYGDTLKAGFGAKLVEGSATSNPTDNSWIA
- a CDS encoding BRCT domain-containing protein, whose protein sequence is MLDLKNCEIAFTGRLTTMTRQQAFSLAQVLGAKPQNWVTKQTDYLVVGLIETVLGEEPITKKLLTGTPTISEREFLAWCQARLAQWSRSLDG